The nucleotide sequence NNNNNNNNNNNNNNNNNNNNNNNNNNNNNNNNNNNNNNNNNNNNNNNNNNNNNNNNNNNNNNNNNNNNNNNNNNNNNNTTAATCACGTTACATTTGTAAAGAAAATATGGTGATTAATAATGACATGATTAAAGGTAGtaataaaatgaagaaTTTAAACAAGAATATTTTTCCTGTGAATGCAAATAATAACGTCGTTAGTAATATCAATTCAAGTAAGCTTAATCAAGGTGGTGTATGCATAGGAGAAGATATAAACATGGGTAGTGTGAATAACACAAGtgatttaaataattcGGATGAGGTAATTAACTGTGgaaatatgaataaatcGGAAGATATAAACAAACCTGGAGATATAAACAATTCAGATGATGTAAACAATGtagatgatataaataacacAATTAATGTAAATGGTATTCATAGTCCATTAAATGAATGTTTACAAAATTTGGATCGTAATAACATGAGTGTATGTAACCTTGGAAATGTTACTACAGCggttaataatatgaataataatgacaatatgaatgataatataaataataatataaattgtaatgataatattaataataataatattaataataataatattaataataataatattaataataataataataataatagtaatattaataatagtaatagtaatcctatatgtaataacaataatgagaataacaaatataagAACACGAACGAATGTAATGATTTTCATAAGGATAATACGACAAGCGAACAAGATCAGACAAagaatgataataatataaataatttaatatctTGTCAAGaaaatacaataaataatgaagaagaaaaaaaaaaagtatatcAACTTGTATATGATTTATGTTTTTCagaaaaaagagaaaatgCTTTACTTGAATTATCTAGAAAAAGAGAAACCTATCATGATATTGCTCCTGTTCTTTGGAACTCCTTTGGTACCATTACAACATTATTACAAGAAATAGTTTCTATATATCCACAATTATCACCACCATTATTAACAACATCTTCTTCAAATCGTGTTTGTAATTCTTTAGCTCTTTTACAATGTGTAGCTTCTCATCCAGAAACCAAACAACATTTTTTGAATGCACACATTCCATTATTTCTCTACCCCTTTTTAAATGCTGAATCCAAAAATAGACCTTTTGAATATCTAAGATTAACATCATTAGGTGTCATAGGTGCTCTTGTTAAAGTTGACAATCCAGAAGTTATAAATTTCCTTCTACAAACAGAAATTATTCCATTATGTTTAAGAATTATGGAAACCGGAAGTGAATTATCAAAAACTGTTGCTACCTTTATTgttcaaaaaatattgattGATGAATTAGGTctaaattatatttgtgCAACACCCGAAAGATTTTATGCTGTTTCTACAGTACTAGCTAATATGGTTAATTCACTTGTTGAAAACCCTTCCTCAAGATTACTTAAACATATTGTACGCTGTTATTTAAGATTATCAGAAAATGCAAGAGCTCTAGAAGCTCTGAAATATTGCTTACCTGAACCCTTAAGACATGTTCATAAAGCATTCTTACCATGCTTAAAAGAAGACCcatttacaaaaaaatggttattacaattattatacaatataaacaatgatgatgaaaatcCAACCATGAAAAATACAAACTTTATTAATCATAATACAAATCAAAACACatcaaatataaataatcaaaccataaataaaatgtcACAAAATGTATACACAAATTTAAATGTTCCCACAGCCTTAAATGAAATCAATATTAATATGCCTAAAACGGACACTCACACcaatattcataatataaatgataacaTCGAAAATAACTCAAGTCAATCCTTCAACAATAAAATCAAGGATAGTAACCTTAAATGTGCGAAAATCACGAATAACAAGTTGAACCCGGATCTAActaataatgatataaacgacaataatattaatgacaataataatgataataataataataataataatatcaatgataatattatgaatgataataataataataataataatatcaataATGATAgtgtaaataataataatatgaatgatgatagtgtaaataataataatatgaatgataattaaaatggtaagaaaaaaaaataaagttctacaacataaaaaaaaaaaaaaacaaaaaaaaataaaataaaaataaaaataaaaatgacactaataattttattcatattatatattactattacaTTAAATTAACTATAACGTTGcaaaatcaaaataaataagtaaaattaaatataatagtaCCTTTTCTTTCTATGCACattcataaataaataaataaataaatatatatatatatatatatatatatatatatattatgtgtgtgcttaactttttttttttttttttttcctttttcttttttttttttttttttNNNNNNNNNNNNNNNNNNNNNNNNNNNNNNNNNNNNNNNNNNNNNNNNNNNNNNNNNNNNNNNNNNNNNNNNNNNNNNNNNNNNNNNNNNNNNNNNNNNNNNNNNNNNNNNNNNNNNNNNNNNNNNNNNNNNNNNNNNNNNNNNNNNNNNNNNNNNNNNNNNNNNNNNNNNNNNNNNNNNNNNNNNNNNNNNNNNNNNNNNNNNNNNNNNNNNNNNNNNNNNNNNNNNNNNNNNNNNNNNNNNNNNNNNNNNNNNNNNNNNNNNNNNNNNNNNNNNNNNNNNNNNNNNNNNNNNNNNNNNNNNNNNNNNNNNNNNNNNNNNNNNNNNNNNNNNNNNNNNNNNNNNNNNNNNNNNNNNNNNNNNNNNNNNNNNNNNNNNNNNNNNNNNNNNNNNNNNNNNNttttttttttatatatatatttttatatttttatatttatttttatatttatatatatatttatttttttttattattttttttttttttttttttttttttttttttttttttttttttttttttgtatctctacatatatatatgtgtgaGAAAACCATAACAAATGTAATTAGAACCATTTAAAACtataactttttttatttttcttaatatGTATTCAAAGGATATATCCAGAGTACATATTCTGTGTGATACGATAAAGAgcaaatattaatttattcaGATATAACTAATCATTACACCGTTAAAGATTTATAcatccatatatatatatatatatatatatatatatgtttcaTTGTCgggaaaaataaaaaaaaaaaaaaaaagaaagagaGTAAATGACAGGAACATATTAATACCATTTATTCAAAATTGGTAAAGAATAAAACATTTGGCTAGTTCCTATTTTATGTGGTGATGTGGCGTTTTACCTGTACtgttcataaaaaaaaaaagaaataaacatatatttatatatatatatatatatatatatatatgtaatatatatatattaattttttttttttttatgaagGCATGACTATCTGCacacataaaaataagaaatacAAAATTGCATCAGTCTCGGAATCATAAATTTATGAGATATGGAAATTTTCCATATTGTATTTTctcaaatatataatattaccAAATGgtaatttcttttttaatatataaaatttgtttttgttaaaaaaaaagaaacaaaaaaaaaaaaaaaaaaaaaagaagaaatatatacatatatatatatatatatatatatgtgacatataacataaaatatataaacaaatgTTTAATGGTAAACATGGAGGGTtcctttttaaaaaaaaaaatttgcGCGCGATATTCCTcacaaatattattacttttcATATTACATATTTGCTATATGATCCTATATCTTTACTGATGTTAACATTTCTTCTATAATAGGAtcaatttcttttttatttaaagtTGCGTCACATAAAGCTAGAGCCGTTTCTATATCTAGAACTTTGGCTACAAATAAGATAAGATGGAAATCGGAACATTGATGGATTCCTTTTGTTCCTCTATCTAATTTATTACTCCtaaaatattctttaaCATGAAAAGCTGATTGTAAATGTTGTCTATTTTCTCTTGGAAAATggaaatttttaaaaatggaTCTTACAACCTTCGGAGCTGATTCATTAACACGTACAATAAACCAATCTGTGTCAAACTTGTTTGTTTCTTTTCCACTTTCTAAAATTTGTGGTAATagttcatttttatttggaTTTCTTAATTGGATGTGTGAAGGATCTATTTGATTTTCTTCTATTAGATTATCTCTCATTAAGGCCATACCTAAATCCGAAACCATAAATGCATTAGTAACAGGTTCATTACTTAATAAAGGGTCCGGTGAAATGGTACAGGTAATGAAATTAGATATAGGATAATTAGTATAatgcatattttttttcatattctttAATTGTATTTTTGCTATATTTACTACTTCATCAGATGTAAGATATTCTTGTCTTGGTAAATGTGTAAATATCCATCCTATTCTTTCTAAACCTAATCTTTCTGCAATTAAATCTACAGTAGGTAGAAAATCATCTTctaataaatgtattttattatcttcacAAAATTGTGGAGgttcatatatacattCACAAACAGCTCGAATACCTAAATTGTAATGATTATCTTCTCTATAATATCCATACATCCATCCAATTCTTTGTTctaacatattattataggTATACCAATAATTAACAAAATTTCGAACTTCTTCTACATTCATTAATTCTAGATGATCCACATGTCTATATTCTTGATGTTTCAATGTGATGCTTAACGGTATTTTATTAACTCGACCTTTGCATAAATAAACAGATTTGTATTCTAAATTAAGAGGTAAATCGGTGGTATTATAACCTctttgttttaaaaaataatcaaagGATTTAAAATTTGCTTGGGATtctccttttttattatcattattgttattactgttttcatttttattataattgtcattcttattaatgttactattattactattattattattattattatatgtatttttatgGTCATAcattttgttcatattattatttacaatactttcttttttttgaataCCCAATGAATCCATTTGATTTTTATGTACGTCTTTATCATATGTTTCTTtgttattttcatcattattttttatattctctttatttcttttttcattctcttctttttttttagtacTTGGTTTTATATCACTCTTTAGTTGAATCATACTACCATTTTGTATTTTACATTCTCTTAATTTTACATAGTTATCTTTTAATAACATTTCAGGAGAAtctaataaatataattcttGTTTTTCTAAGGGTACAGATAATAATTCTTcaattttcttttttaaatcaaCTAATTGCTTATTATTCTCTATCTCTATACGATAAAGACCTATGTCACATCTTAACCTTATAATTATCGTactcatttttttttttttttttttttcaaaatacTTCTTTTAATGAATTCATTaaacaagaaaaataataaaatataataatgtattaatttgtcaatatataaagagaaaaaggaagaaaaatgttttcttttctttatatatatgttcatacatattattatagtactttttattttttattatttttaattattttttctttttttgttaagGGCATATAAGTTAATAcgataaaaaaaatatatatatatatatatacaaatgatatataaaaactATGTTAAATCTCGCTTtattaatgatatattattatatattacatattttgtatggttaatataaaattttatcctcacatttgtatattatatatgtaattatatatatatatatatataatattttaatttaaaatataccgaattattatatacggcatataaatattcgtacgaatatattttattacattttttacaaaaaaaataaaataaacaaataaataaacaaacatattatatattatatatatatatatatatataatatatgtaatattttattttatttttacattttaatgataaatattgtgacattataatatatgttatatataattattaataattaaatattcttttttttttccatacactgtaaatatataaaatatatatatttaacgATTTGTATATGATGATTcataacattttttaaaacacataaaataaaaggaCCATATAAAGAAACAGGTGTACTATAATGTCCATAGTAc is from Plasmodium reichenowi strain SY57 chromosome 5, whole genome shotgun sequence and encodes:
- a CDS encoding cell differentiation protein rcd1, putative gives rise to the protein MVINNDMIKGSNKMKNLNKNIFPVNANNNVVSNINSSKLNQGGVCIGEDINMGSVNNTSDLNNSDEVINCGNMNKSEDINKPGDINNSDDVNNVDDINNTINVNGIHSPLNECLQNLDRNNMSVCNLGNVTTAVNNMNNNDNMNDNINNNINCNDNINNNNINNNNINNNNINNNNNNNSNINNSNSNPICNNNNENNKYKNTNECNDFHKDNTTSEQDQTKNDNNINNLISCQENTINNEEEKKKVYQLVYDLCFSEKRENALLELSRKRETYHDIAPVLWNSFGTITTLLQEIVSIYPQLSPPLLTTSSSNRVCNSLALLQCVASHPETKQHFLNAHIPLFLYPFLNAESKNRPFEYLRLTSLGVIGALVKVDNPEVINFLLQTEIIPLCLRIMETGSELSKTVATFIVQKILIDELGLNYICATPERFYAVSTVLANMVNSLVENPSSRLLKHIVRCYLRLSENARALEALKYCLPEPLRHVHKAFLPCLKEDPFTKKWLLQLLYNINNDDENPTMKNTNFINHNTNQNTSNINNQTINKMSQNVYTNLNVPTALNEININMPKTDTHTNIHNINDNIENNSSQSFNNKIKDSNLKCAKITNNKLNPDLTNNDINDNNINDNNNDNNNNNNNINDNIMNDNNNNNNNINNDSVNNNNMNDDSVNNNNMNDN
- a CDS encoding nuclear protein localization protein 4, putative, yielding MSTIIIRLRCDIGLYRIEIENNKQLVDLKKKIEELLSVPLEKQELYLLDSPEMLLKDNYVKLRECKIQNGSMIQLKSDIKPSTKKKEENEKRNKENIKNNDENNKETYDKDVHKNQMDSLGIQKKESIVNNNMNKMYDHKNTYNNNNNNSNNSNINKNDNYNKNENSNNNNDNKKGESQANFKSFDYFLKQRGYNTTDLPLNLEYKSVYLCKGRVNKIPLSITLKHQEYRHVDHLELMNVEEVRNFVNYWYTYNNMLEQRIGWMYGYYREDNHYNLGIRAVCECIYEPPQFCEDNKIHLLEDDFLPTVDLIAERLGLERIGWIFTHLPRQEYLTSDEVVNIAKIQLKNMKKNMHYTNYPISNFITCTISPDPLLSNEPVTNAFMVSDLGMALMRDNLIEENQIDPSHIQLRNPNKNELLPQILESGKETNKFDTDWFIVRVNESAPKVVRSIFKNFHFPRENRQHLQSAFHVKEYFRSNKLDRGTKGIHQCSDFHLILFVAKVLDIETALALCDATLNKKEIDPIIEEMLTSVKI